gttgtaaaagtcgctaggcggtccctagtcggccgactggggagttgggagtaatcggagtagtcggagagtactcggggagtacgcgggcatggtaaatataaagaaaattaattgttatatattatttatgtgttaaaataagcataatttatgtcaactgagtataatttaaaatgaaacatgtttaaagttcaaatattctgaatacaagtccgactagtctgagtacaaggccgagtagtccgagtacaaggccgagtaggccgattttgaccgagtttgaccgattaaaagtcaacaaaccatgttgaccgcctagaccgactaggccgactacgtccgactacgtccgactaggcaccgactaggccgactaggcaccgagtactcccgagtaatcccgaggccgactaattgagaccgcctaggaggaagtcgcctcggagggggtccgaggaccgagtactcgccgagtactcggccgagtaatccgacttttacaacactgataGCGGACACCAACATCTACTTGTAAGGTATGACCGTGATTATCTTTATGATGAGCCAGAATATGTTTCACTCGTTGACGATGATACTTTCCCGAGACAGAAAGTTTCTCCCACTATTCCCTTACTAGTTAGCAGGCTTGAGCTTTCTAGCATAATTAGCAGCTCTCATGGCTTATTGTGTTTGTTCGGTTATTATGATCGTGATGAAATGGCTGTTCTTTGGAATGTTTCACTTAGAAAAGCTGTTGCCATTGATGTGCCTAATGTTGCATATCAGAAATATAGAACAATTCTAGGTTTTGGGGTTTGTGATGAGACTTGTGATCCTAAGATCGTCAAGATTATATATATTAATAGTCAGAGGGATATTGAAAGTACATCCGATAGCATCCCTTGGCAAGTTGAGGTGTTTACATTAAGCACCAGGGCTTGGAGAAGTCCATATAGCAGCAATCTCCCACGTAAATCAATTGAATTTCGCTTGGAGCAGGTATTTGTTGATCAGTTTCTTTACTGGTGTGCTACTGATAGGGTTACTATAGATGGTGGAATTCAGTCATACAATGTGATTATTTCATTTGATATAACAAGTGAAAAATTTAGAGAAATCAACCTCCCGGATGCTTTAGCACACCACCAACCTTATAAGTTGTCCATATCTAAACTAAAGGAGTCTCTTGTTGTGGTTCAAAGCTGTGGAGAGATCAATGATGGTGTTTTCCGTGTATGGATGATGGAGGATGGCGTTCCAAAATCGTTTACAAAGATATTCACTGTTTGCACACCAGGTACAAAAGTTCTATCAGTACCGGAATTTAGGAAGAGTGGTGAACCTATAATTCAAACTGTAGATGATTCTTGTGGCGCACATGAATATGTTACTTCACTTTCTGTTTGTGAACCCCGCTCAAAACTCATCAGTGATCTTGGTATTAGTGGATGGTTGTGTTCGTTTTCTGTGTATTCTTACATGGAAACATTACTTCTGCTTGATCAACCAGATCTTACAACTAATGACATTTGAAAGTGGAGAGCAAGAACTGGATTTTAGTTATTCTATATTTtatatttgaatttgaattccAATTCAACTCTAGGTCTTTTCCTTGTAACTTGTAAGCGTTGTGTTTGATCACACTTTTCCTCAACAAATGTTTGATTGATGAACTGTTATGCTATTTGATATTGCGGGTGAAGAACTTGGGAATGTAGTCTTTTATATCTTACAAATATTCAAGTGTCTTATGGTGTTTCAAGCGCATGTTTCAAGAAATATTATAACAGACAAAGGATCGTAAGATGACAATGTGTATTAAAATCAAGTCATCACCTAGCTAACCATTCCATCAATTTATGCACACCTAAACTGATGGTAGAACTTCTGCTGGTCCAATTACAAATGATAATAGAAACTTAGGAATCTTAGTTCCTGGGTGTATATTATGATTCTTCATATCAGTTGATAGGTGTCTTGATGCACTTGTGCTTTTAGATTTTGATTTCAAATCTGTTTACTACACCATAATAGCTACAAATATAGGTTGATAAATGAATGATGGTTTGGGTTGGGTCAATACTGGTTTAGGACAAAATGAAAGTAATTTAAAATCAATATTCACATTATTAAGTTAAATAAATCTGAAAAAAAGGGTGGCATTTTCCTTTTCGAGTCAAGATTATCAGATTTCATTAATATTCCTGAGCATGGCCCAATAAGGTAACATGGGTTTACTACAACACAGGCCCAAACTTGTTGCTTTCAAGCAATTTTTCGCTTGAAACGATTCTAAAA
The Helianthus annuus cultivar XRQ/B chromosome 6, HanXRQr2.0-SUNRISE, whole genome shotgun sequence genome window above contains:
- the LOC110944075 gene encoding uncharacterized protein LOC110944075 encodes the protein MAVLWNVSLRKAVAIDVPNVAYQKYRTILGFGVCDETCDPKIVKIIYINSQRDIESTSDSIPWQVEVFTLSTRAWRSPYSSNLPRKSIEFRLEQVFVDQFLYWCATDRVTIDGGIQSYNVIISFDITSEKFREINLPDALAHHQPYKLSISKLKESLVVVQSCGEINDGVFRVWMMEDGVPKSFTKIFTVCTPGTKVLSVPEFRKSGEPIIQTVDDSCGAHEYVTSLSVCEPRSKLISDLGISGWLCSFSVYSYMETLLLLDQPDLTTNDI